From Columba livia isolate bColLiv1 breed racing homer chromosome 5, bColLiv1.pat.W.v2, whole genome shotgun sequence, one genomic window encodes:
- the RIOX1 gene encoding ribosomal oxygenase 1: protein MAAGGGEQPPGRLSALSVYRRAAGAGRLERRRRGTPLPAGGKRAKARPRRRGAGSGGPEPEAPPLSAAAPPSRVEPGKERPRSGDAGGGGPGPEAPPQPPPGASAAPRRLERAETQPKSSDAGGGGPEPEAPPQTPLSAAAPPRRSERAKAPARRPAAKRQGGPAASPGGPRPAGEGGGVVGLLRRLGQMEDSRQRAAELFRWLVAPVAPGEFLGQHWERAPLLVQRGDPSYYAGLFSTADFDAALRSGEVHFGTHLDVTSYADGVRETHNPSGRALPAVVWDFYQNGCSLRLLSPQTFSPTVWQFLSVLQEHFGSMAGANTYLTPPGTQGFAPHYDDIEAFVLQLEGKKHWRVYRPRTDAEVLPQFSSANLTQAELGEPMLETVLEAGDLLYFPRGFIHQGDCLPDAHSLHITVSSYQRNSWGDLLEKLLPAALQMALEEDVEYRQGLPMDYLGYMGVANSEAVNARRTAFMEKVQSLIKKLVNYAPIDAAVDQRAKSFLHDCLPPVLTESEKAQSVYGFPARWQDGGPHDVDIQITKDTEVRLLRHGIIRLCNEEAGVMLYYTTENSRVYHKEEPKFLEIDPEYTDSIEFLLSSYPNHVRVDSLPCETLEDKISLATLLFEKGILITKKPLVQV, encoded by the coding sequence atggcggcgggcggcggggagcAGCCGCCGGGGCGGCTCTCGGCGCTCTCCGTGTATCgccgggcggcgggggccgggcgGCTGGAGCGGCGCCGCCGCGGGACACCGCTGCCCGCGGGTGGCAAACGGGCCAAGGCGCGGCCGAGACGCCGCGGGGCGGGAAGCGGCGGTCCGGAGCCGGAGGCCCCGCCGCTGAGCGCCGCCGCGCCCCCGAGCCGCGTGGAGCCGGGCAAGGAGCGGCCGAGGAGCGGCGACGCGGGAGGCGGCGGCCCGGGGCCGGAGGCCCCGCCACAGCCGCCGCCGGGCGCTTCCGCGGCGCCGCGCCGCTTGGAGCGGGCCGAGACGCAGCCGAAGAGCAGCGACGCGGGAGGCGGCGGCCCGGAGCCGGAGGCCCCGCCACAGACGCCATTGAGCGCCGCCGCGCCCCCACGCCGCTCGGAGCGGGCCAAGGCGCCGGCCCGCCGCCCCGCAGCGAAGCGGCAGGGCGGACCCGCGGCGAGCCCGGGTGGCCCGCGGCCGGCGGGGGAGGGCGGCGGCGTGGTGGGGCTGCTGCGGCGGCTGGGGCAGATGGAGGACAGCCGGCAGCGGGCGGCCGAGCTGTTCCGGTGGCTGGTGGCCCCGGTGGCACCAGGAGAGTTCCTGGGGCAGCACTGGGAGCGGGCGCCGCTGCTGGTGCAGCGGGGCGACCCCAGCTACTATGCGGGGCTCTTCTCCACGGCCGACTTCGACGCCGCTCTGCGGAGCGGTGAGGTGCACTTCGGCACCCACCTGGACGTGACCAGCTATGCCGATGGGGTGCGGGAGACGCACAACCCATCCGGCCGGGCCCTGCCCGCCGTCGTCTGGGACTTCTACCAGAACGGCTGCTCCTTGCGGCTCCTCAGTCCCCAGACCTTCTCCCCCACCGTCTGGCAGTTCCTTTCCGTCCTGCAGGAGCACTTTGGCAGCATGGCGGGGGCCAACACGTACCTCACGCCACCAGGGACGCAGGGCTTTGCCCCTCACTATGATGACATCGAGGCCTTcgtgctgcagctggaggggaagAAGCACTGGCGTGTCTACCGCCCCCGGACAGATGCTGAGGTGCTGCCACAGTTCTCCAGCGCAAACCTCACACAGGCTGAGCTCGGAGAGCCCATGCTGGAGACGGTGCTGGAGGCGGGGGACCTGCTGTACTTCCCCCGTGGCTTTATCCACCAGGGTGACTGTCTCCCTGACGCGCACTCGCTCCACATCACTGTATCTTCCTACCAGAGGAACTCCTGGGGGGACCTCCTGGAGAAGCTCCTCCCAGCTGCCCTACAGATGGCCCTGGAGGAGGACGTGGAGTACCGGCAAGGGCTTCCCATGGACTACTTGGGGTACATGGGGGTTGCCAATTCAGAAGCAGTCAACGCTCGCCGAACAGCCTTTATGGAGAAGGTGCAGAGCCTGATAAAGAAACTCGTTAACTACGCACCCATTGATGCTGCCGTGGATCAGAGAGCCAAGTCATTTCTTCATGACTGTCTCCCACCGGTGCTTACAGAAAGTGAAAAGGCACAGAGTGTATATGGCTTCCCGGCCCGGTGGCAAGATGGAGGCCCCCACGATGTCGATATACAGATAACAAAAGACACAGAAGTACGTCTCCTTCGCCATGGCATCATTAGATTGTGTAATGAAGAAGCAGGTGTGATGCTCTATTACACAACAGAAAACTCAAGAGTGTATCACAAGGAAGAACCCAAGTTCCTTGAGATAGATCCTGAGTATACAGACAGTATTGAATTTCTCCTGTCTTCCTATCCAAACCATGTCCGTGTGGACAGCCTTCCATGTGAAACCTTGGAGGACAAGATTTCTCTAGCCACGCTCCTGTTTGAGAAGGGCATTCTGATTACAAAGAAACCGCTGGTGCAAGTGTAA
- the LOC102085610 gene encoding acyl-coenzyme A thioesterase 1: MWRVTALALCRASSRDCQRRLRWPGLSPAPGAPRRRSPALTPGTAVARGLSAMAPSVRLSPAARSLFDEPLAIAVQGLGPRQQVTLRASLRDESGDLFQACARYQAEDDGELDLGRCPALPGGSFSGLEPMGLLWALQPQKPFRRLVKRDVQSPFLLQLEVFEGHGDPPGRLLAQAQHERAFLRDGVRRVPVREGRIRAALFLPPGNGPFPGIIDLYGAGGGLPEYRACLLANHGFAVLALAFYRYEDLPKEMKEVHLEYFEEAINYMLQHTEVKGPGIGLLGISKGGELCVSMASFLKGITATALINCSVANMGAVLRYKDITIPPLGVDAKRIKVDKSGIADIVDALNNPLEGPDRQSFIPLEKATCRFLFIVGQDDRNWKSEFFAVEGSKRLQAHGKEKPEIVCYPGAGHYIEPPFFPMCAASMHLLVGRPVMWGGEPKAHCEAQIDAWQQIQNFFRKHLTGKPSETPSML; encoded by the exons ATGTGGCGGGTCACTGCCCTCGCCCTGTGCCGGGCGAGCTCCCGTGACTGCCAGAGGCGGCTGCGCTGGCCCGGCCTCAGCCCCGCGCCTGGAGCCCCGCGTCGCCGCAGCCCCGCGCTGACCCCCGGGACGGCCGTAGCCCGCGGCCTTTCCGCCATGGCCCCCTCCGTCCGCCTCTCGCCCGCCGCCCGCAGCCTCTTCGATGAGCCGCTGGCCATCGCCGTGCAGGGCCTCGGCCCGCGGCAGCAAGTCACGCTGCGGGCGTCCTTGCGGGACGAGTCGGGCGACCTCTTCCAGGCCTGCGCCCGCTACCAGGCGGAGGACGACGGGGAGCTGGACCTCGGCCGCTGCCCCGCGCTGCCGGGAGGCAGCTTCTCCGGCCTGGAGCCCATGGGGCTGCTCTGGGCTTTGCAGCCCCAGAAGCCGTTCCGGCGGCTGGTGAAGCGGGACGTGCAGAGccccttcctcctgcagctggaggtgTTTGAGGGCCACGGGGACCCCCCCGGGCGGCTCCTGGCCCAGGCGCAGCATGAACGGGCGTTCCTGCGGGATGGGGTGCGGAGAGTCCCGGTGCGAGAGGGGAGGATCCGGGCGGCACTTTTCCTGCCTCCCG GAAATGGACCCTTTCCAGGAATTATTGACTTGTATGGAGCCGGAGGAGGACTCCCTGAATATAGGGCATGCCTGCTGGCTAACCATGGCTTTGCTGTGCTGGCTCTGGCTTTCTACAGATATGAAGATCTCCCCAAAGAGATGAAGGAAGTACACCTGGAGTATTTTGAAGAAGCCATAAACTATATGTTACAACACACCGAG GTTAAAGGTCCTGGGATTGGCTTGCTTGGAATCTCAAAGGGGGGTGAACTCTGCGTCTCCATGGCCTCCTTCCTAAAAGGCATCACAGCCACTGCCCTTATCAATTGCTCAGTGGCAAATATGGGCGCGGTGCTGCGCTACAAGGACATCACCATTCCACCCCTTGGTGTCGATGCAAAACGCATCAAGGTCGACAAGTCGGGGATTGCTGATATTGTCGATGCACTGAACAACCCTTTAGAAGGGCCTGACCGCCAAAGCTTTATCCCTTTGGAGAAGGCCACGTGTCGCTTCTTGTTCATTGTTGGCCAGGATGATCGCAACTGGAAAAGTGAGTTCTTTGCAGTTGAGGGGAGCAAACGTTTGCAAGCTCACGGGAAGGAAAAGCCTGAGATAGTCTGTTATCCTGGAGCAGGGCACTACATTGAACCCCCCTTTTTCCCAATGTGTGCAGCCTCAATGCACTTGCTAGTTGGCAGGCCTGTGATGTGGGGAGGGGAGCCCAAGGCACACTGTGAGGCACAGATAGATGCTTGGCAGCAGATCCAAAACTTCTTCCGCAAACATCTAACGGGCAAGCCATCTGAAACACCCAGTATGCTGTGA